The Mycobacterium seoulense genome has a window encoding:
- a CDS encoding adenosine deaminase has translation MTTPLGLEQIRKAPKALLHDHLDGGLRPSTVVEIAGQVGYDGLPTTDVDELATWFRTQSHSGSLERYLEPFSHTVAVMQTPDALHRVAYECVEDLAADSVVYAEVRFAPELHIDRGLSFDRIVDAVLAGFADGEKACAAAGRPIVVRLLVTAMRHAAVSREIAALAIRFRDKGVVGFDIAGAEAGNPPTRHLDAFEYMRDHNARFTIHAGEAFGLPSIHEAIAFCGADRLGHGVRIVDDIDVLGDGEVRLGRLASILRDKRIPLELCPSSNVQTGAVKSIADHPFDLLARTRFRVTVNTDNRLMSDTSMSLEMHRLVQAFGYGWSDLERFTINAMKSAFLPFDERLAIIDDVIKPRYAVLIAG, from the coding sequence GTGACCACCCCACTGGGCCTCGAGCAGATCAGGAAGGCGCCCAAGGCGCTGCTGCACGATCACCTCGACGGGGGGCTGCGCCCGTCGACGGTGGTGGAGATCGCCGGCCAGGTCGGCTACGACGGGCTGCCCACCACCGACGTCGACGAGCTGGCCACCTGGTTTCGCACCCAGTCGCACAGCGGCTCGCTGGAGCGCTACCTGGAGCCGTTCTCACACACGGTGGCGGTGATGCAGACACCCGACGCCCTGCACCGCGTCGCCTACGAGTGCGTCGAAGACCTGGCCGCCGACTCCGTCGTCTACGCCGAGGTCCGGTTCGCGCCCGAGTTGCACATCGACCGGGGGCTGTCCTTCGACCGGATCGTCGACGCCGTGCTGGCCGGTTTCGCCGACGGGGAGAAGGCCTGCGCCGCCGCGGGCCGGCCGATCGTGGTGCGGCTGCTGGTGACCGCCATGCGGCACGCCGCGGTGTCCCGGGAGATCGCCGCGCTGGCGATCCGGTTCCGGGACAAGGGAGTTGTCGGTTTCGACATTGCGGGCGCCGAGGCAGGCAACCCGCCGACGCGGCACCTGGACGCCTTCGAGTACATGCGAGACCACAACGCGCGCTTCACCATTCACGCGGGAGAGGCGTTCGGGCTGCCCTCCATCCACGAGGCGATCGCGTTCTGCGGCGCCGACCGCCTGGGCCACGGGGTGCGCATCGTCGATGACATCGACGTCCTCGGCGACGGCGAAGTCCGATTGGGTAGGCTGGCATCGATCCTGCGGGACAAGCGAATTCCGTTGGAGCTGTGTCCCAGTTCCAACGTGCAGACGGGTGCGGTGAAAAGCATCGCGGACCATCCGTTCGACCTGCTGGCCCGCACGCGCTTCCGGGTGACGGTCAACACGGACAACCGGCTGATGAGCGACACCTCGATGAGCCTCGAAATGCACCGGCTGGTGCAGGCTTTCGGCTACGGGTGGAGCGACCTGGAGCGGTTCACCATCAACGCGATGAAGTCGGCGTTCCTTCCGTTCGACGAGCGGCTGGCGATCATCGACGACGTGATCAAGCCCCGGTACGCCGTGCTGATCGCGGGCTGA
- a CDS encoding GntR family transcriptional regulator, with the protein MATGNARPATAKDRALDYVKTQVLTGAFPGGELISEGDVAAALGMSRTPVREAFLRLEAEGLLRLYPQRGALVVPVSPDEVRSVMEARLVLEQFAATKVVGRGPAACAAVFQRLSGELARQRAAVDRADWPEFLDADRAFHAVTLAESGNAILSGFYASLRDRQMRMIGESALREPDRTTTILDEHREIAEALRDGDGPRALRAVQTHLAGTVRAIGLA; encoded by the coding sequence GTGGCAACGGGGAACGCCAGGCCGGCAACGGCCAAGGACCGCGCGCTCGACTACGTCAAGACGCAGGTGCTCACCGGCGCGTTCCCGGGCGGGGAGCTGATCAGCGAGGGCGACGTCGCCGCGGCGCTGGGAATGTCCCGCACCCCCGTGCGCGAGGCGTTCCTGCGGCTGGAGGCCGAGGGGCTGCTGCGGCTCTACCCGCAGCGCGGCGCCCTGGTGGTCCCCGTGTCGCCGGACGAGGTCCGCTCGGTGATGGAGGCGCGGCTGGTGCTCGAGCAGTTCGCCGCGACGAAGGTGGTGGGCCGCGGGCCGGCCGCGTGCGCCGCGGTTTTCCAGCGGTTGTCCGGCGAGCTGGCGCGGCAGCGCGCCGCCGTCGACCGCGCCGATTGGCCCGAGTTCCTCGACGCCGACCGCGCCTTCCACGCCGTGACGCTGGCCGAGTCGGGCAACGCCATCTTGTCGGGTTTCTATGCGTCGCTGCGGGATCGTCAGATGCGCATGATCGGCGAGTCGGCGCTGCGCGAACCCGACCGGACGACGACGATCCTGGACGAGCACCGCGAGATCGCCGAGGCGCTGCGCGACGGCGACGGCCCGCGGGCGCTGCGCGCGGTGCAGACGCACCTGGCCGGTACGGTGCGCGCCATCGGGCTCGCCTGA
- a CDS encoding GlsB/YeaQ/YmgE family stress response membrane protein → MVGSIILAIIVGAIIGVVARLVMPGKQNVGMIMTVVIGAVGGLIGSAVASQFGYHNANGGIAWIPFFIGVGAAIVLIALYEALTGRRTGTRLTR, encoded by the coding sequence ATGGTCGGATCCATCATCCTCGCCATCATCGTGGGCGCCATCATCGGTGTGGTCGCGCGTCTGGTGATGCCGGGTAAACAGAACGTCGGCATGATCATGACCGTCGTGATCGGCGCCGTAGGCGGTTTGATCGGCTCGGCGGTCGCCAGCCAGTTCGGATACCACAACGCCAACGGTGGCATCGCGTGGATTCCGTTCTTCATCGGAGTCGGCGCCGCCATCGTCTTGATCGCGCTCTACGAAGCGCTGACGGGCCGTCGCACCGGCACGCGCCTCACCCGCTGA
- a CDS encoding thymidine phosphorylase: MTDFDFDAPTVIRTKRDGGRLSGAAIEWVVDAYTHGRVAEEQMSALLMAIFLRGMDREETASWTSAMLASGDRLDFRDLRTPTVDKHSTGGVGDKITLPLVAVVAACGAAVPQASGRGLGHTGGTLDKLESIAGFTAALSTRRVREQLRDVGAAIFAAGELAPADARLYALRDVTATVESLPLIASSVMSKKLAEGAGALVLDVKVGSGALMASEAASRELAHTMVELGAAHGVPTRALLTDMNAPLGATVGNALEVTESLEVLAGGGPPDVVALTLRLAAEMLELAGLDGRDPADTLSDGTAMDRFRRMIAAQGGDLSVPLPIGAHSDTVTAARGGTMGDIDAMAVGLAAWRLGAGRSRPGERVQAGAGIRIHRRPGQPVAAGAPLFTLYTDTPERFGAALAELNGGYSVGDAPPAARPLIIDRIVT, from the coding sequence GTCCGGCGCCGCGATCGAGTGGGTCGTCGACGCCTACACCCACGGCCGGGTCGCCGAGGAACAGATGTCGGCGCTGCTGATGGCGATCTTCCTGCGCGGCATGGACCGCGAAGAGACCGCCAGCTGGACTTCGGCGATGCTGGCGTCCGGTGACCGGCTCGACTTCCGCGACCTGCGGACCCCCACCGTGGACAAGCACTCCACGGGCGGCGTGGGGGACAAGATCACCCTGCCGCTGGTGGCCGTCGTCGCGGCGTGCGGCGCGGCGGTGCCGCAGGCGTCGGGGCGCGGGCTCGGGCACACCGGCGGCACGCTGGACAAGCTCGAGTCCATCGCCGGGTTCACCGCCGCGCTGTCCACCCGGCGGGTGCGCGAGCAGCTCCGCGACGTCGGCGCGGCCATCTTCGCCGCGGGCGAGCTGGCACCGGCCGACGCCAGGCTCTATGCGCTGCGCGACGTCACCGCCACCGTCGAGTCGCTGCCGCTGATCGCCAGCTCGGTGATGAGCAAGAAGCTGGCCGAGGGGGCGGGCGCGCTGGTGCTCGACGTGAAGGTCGGCTCCGGGGCGCTGATGGCCTCGGAGGCGGCCAGCCGCGAGCTGGCGCACACCATGGTCGAGTTGGGCGCGGCGCACGGGGTGCCCACCCGCGCCCTCCTGACGGACATGAACGCCCCGCTCGGCGCGACCGTCGGCAACGCGCTCGAGGTCACCGAGTCGCTGGAGGTGCTGGCCGGCGGCGGCCCGCCCGACGTGGTCGCGCTGACGCTGCGGCTGGCCGCCGAGATGCTCGAGCTGGCCGGGCTCGACGGCCGCGACCCCGCCGACACACTGAGCGACGGCACCGCGATGGACCGCTTTCGCCGGATGATCGCCGCGCAGGGCGGCGATTTGTCGGTTCCGTTGCCGATCGGTGCACATTCCGACACCGTGACCGCGGCCCGGGGCGGCACAATGGGCGATATCGACGCGATGGCAGTGGGGCTGGCGGCTTGGCGGCTCGGCGCGGGCAGGTCCCGTCCGGGCGAACGGGTGCAGGCCGGCGCCGGCATCCGGATCCACCGCCGCCCCGGCCAGCCGGTCGCGGCCGGCGCGCCGCTGTTCACCCTGTACACCGACACCCCGGAGCGGTTCGGCGCCGCGCTGGCCGAGCTGAACGGCGGCTACAGCGTCGGCGACGCGCCGCCGGCGGCGCGGCCGCTGATCATCGATCGGATCGTGACGTGA
- a CDS encoding cupin domain-containing protein, with product MPVTEQALTPNLDPTIPAPMVNVAEYGFEGRFQDWAEDAEYFEYSKAANPIGSGHVPQVPVTRFDPDVYTDQPTGVIPLDLSRELGIETGAATSPALLANFVRIRPGEQVDTSPNATSQLYYVLYGRGFAAVNGQLVGWEKGDFLTLPAGTHSVFYAAADTAMYWVHDEPLMRYLGAQATQPRFRATKFRRSDAVAKLEEIASRPGANEKSRVSVLLANANQEQTLTITHVLWAMFGVLPPNQVQRPHRHQSVALDLILDAPAHGCYTLLGTRLDERGDIVDPIRVDWRAGCAFTTPPGMWHAHYNETDQPAHLIPIQDAGLQTHLRSLDIKFTQRRDLVAG from the coding sequence ATGCCCGTCACGGAACAAGCCCTGACCCCGAACCTCGATCCGACGATCCCCGCCCCGATGGTCAACGTGGCCGAGTACGGGTTCGAAGGCCGTTTCCAGGACTGGGCCGAGGACGCGGAGTATTTCGAATACTCCAAGGCCGCCAACCCCATCGGCTCGGGCCATGTCCCGCAGGTCCCGGTTACCCGCTTCGACCCGGATGTCTACACCGATCAGCCCACCGGTGTGATCCCGCTGGATCTGTCCAGGGAGCTGGGCATCGAGACCGGCGCGGCGACCAGCCCCGCGCTGCTGGCCAACTTCGTGCGCATCCGCCCCGGTGAACAGGTCGACACCAGCCCCAACGCCACCTCGCAGCTGTACTACGTGCTCTACGGGCGGGGCTTCGCGGCGGTCAACGGCCAGCTGGTCGGATGGGAGAAGGGCGACTTCCTGACCCTGCCCGCGGGCACCCACTCGGTGTTCTACGCGGCCGCCGACACGGCCATGTACTGGGTGCACGACGAGCCGCTCATGCGCTACCTGGGCGCCCAAGCCACCCAGCCGCGGTTCCGCGCGACCAAGTTCCGCCGTTCGGACGCGGTGGCCAAGCTGGAGGAGATCGCGTCGCGCCCGGGCGCCAACGAGAAGAGCCGGGTCAGCGTGTTGCTGGCCAACGCCAACCAGGAACAGACGCTGACCATCACCCACGTGCTGTGGGCCATGTTCGGCGTGCTGCCGCCCAACCAGGTGCAGCGCCCGCACCGGCACCAGTCGGTCGCCCTCGACCTGATCCTCGACGCGCCGGCCCACGGCTGCTACACCCTGCTGGGCACCCGGCTCGACGAGCGCGGCGACATCGTCGACCCGATCCGGGTGGACTGGCGGGCGGGCTGCGCCTTCACCACCCCGCCGGGCATGTGGCACGCGCACTACAACGAGACCGACCAGCCCGCGCACCTGATCCCGATCCAGGACGCCGGCCTGCAGACCCACCTCCGCAGCCTCGACATCAAGTTCACGCAGCGCCGCGACCTCGTCGCCGGCTGA